In a genomic window of Gemmatimonadaceae bacterium:
- a CDS encoding ketoacyl-ACP synthase III — MKRPFAYIAGTGHAVPKRAVTNHDIAAMGVETDDQWIVERTGIKQRYVAGEGESLTSISAEAARQAMAKAGVQPGEIDTIILGTASPDHLLPSTAVEVQTALGCTRAAAFDLGAACSGWLYSAIVGESLIASGSADTVLVIGAEKLSSIVDWTDRNTCILFGDGAGATVLRRTPQRGGTKGILSTFMRSDGALAELLWRPAGGGAKPFSPESFEHKEHYIHMAGREVFKHAVRSMAESTDRALDAARLTAADIDLLIPHQANIRIIEATAKHAGISMDKVFVNVDRYGNTSAASVPIALNDAMEQGRVKEGSTVLFAAFGAGFTWGSAVVRF, encoded by the coding sequence ATGAAGCGTCCGTTTGCCTACATCGCCGGCACCGGCCATGCCGTGCCCAAGCGCGCCGTCACCAATCACGACATCGCCGCGATGGGCGTGGAGACCGACGATCAGTGGATCGTCGAGCGCACCGGCATCAAGCAGCGCTACGTCGCGGGGGAAGGCGAATCGCTGACCTCGATCTCGGCCGAGGCCGCGCGGCAGGCGATGGCCAAGGCCGGCGTCCAGCCCGGCGAAATCGATACGATCATCCTCGGCACGGCGTCCCCCGACCATCTGCTCCCGTCCACGGCCGTGGAAGTGCAGACGGCGCTGGGGTGCACGCGCGCGGCGGCGTTCGATCTCGGCGCCGCCTGCAGCGGCTGGCTCTACAGCGCCATCGTGGGCGAGTCGCTCATCGCCAGCGGATCGGCCGACACCGTGCTGGTGATCGGCGCCGAAAAGCTGAGCAGCATCGTGGACTGGACCGATCGCAACACGTGCATCCTGTTCGGCGACGGCGCCGGCGCGACGGTGCTCCGTCGCACGCCGCAGCGCGGCGGCACGAAGGGCATTCTGTCGACCTTCATGCGCTCCGATGGCGCGCTCGCCGAGCTGCTGTGGCGTCCCGCCGGCGGCGGGGCCAAGCCGTTCTCGCCCGAGTCGTTCGAGCACAAGGAGCACTACATCCACATGGCAGGGCGTGAGGTGTTCAAGCACGCCGTACGCTCGATGGCCGAATCCACCGATCGTGCACTCGACGCCGCCCGCCTGACCGCCGCCGACATCGACCTGCTGATCCCGCATCAGGCGAACATCCGGATCATCGAAGCGACGGCCAAGCACGCCGGGATCTCGATGGACAAGGTGTTCGTGAACGTCGATCGCTACGGCAACACGTCCGCCGCGTCGGTCCCCATCGCGCTCAATGACGCGATGGAGCAGGGCCGCGTGAAGGAAGGCTCGACGGTGCTCTTTGCGGCATTCGGCGCCGGGTTCACCTGGGGCTCGGCCGTCGTCCGCTTCTGA
- the plsX gene encoding phosphate acyltransferase PlsX produces the protein MARIAVDAMGGDFAPRAPIAGALQALAALPPQHHIDLVGQTAVIEAELDALFSGELASIRHVRERLAIIEAPEVIEMTDKPSVALRGKTNSSMVVGLKRVAEGHAQGFVSAGNTGAQMAASLVLLKLHPGLTRPAIGTVFPTARQPVLVLDSGANVDCSAEELVQFARIGTVYAHALLGRENPAVGLLSIGEEPEKGNAAVKDAHQRLASAGLNFLGNVEGRDIPKGRCDRGTIDVVVCDGFVGNVLLKFYESIGPMIIGMVSQVANLDAHAIAKQLTQIDPDEHGGAPLLGVRGVSIISHGKSSPRAIQNAIAVALRAHESGMTEEIGRRLAESMPSATASATSSTTAA, from the coding sequence TTGGCGCGCATTGCCGTGGATGCCATGGGGGGCGATTTCGCTCCCCGGGCCCCCATCGCCGGCGCCCTCCAGGCGCTCGCCGCGCTCCCCCCGCAGCACCACATCGACCTCGTCGGCCAAACGGCCGTCATCGAGGCGGAACTCGACGCGTTGTTCAGCGGCGAGCTCGCCTCGATTCGTCATGTCCGGGAGCGCCTCGCCATCATCGAGGCCCCCGAGGTCATCGAGATGACCGACAAGCCGTCGGTCGCGCTGCGCGGCAAGACCAATAGCTCCATGGTCGTAGGGCTCAAGCGCGTCGCCGAAGGCCACGCGCAGGGCTTCGTCTCCGCCGGCAACACCGGCGCCCAGATGGCCGCCTCGCTGGTGCTCCTCAAGCTGCACCCCGGCCTCACGCGCCCGGCCATCGGCACCGTCTTCCCGACGGCCCGGCAGCCGGTTCTCGTGCTCGACTCGGGCGCCAACGTGGACTGCTCAGCCGAAGAGCTGGTCCAGTTCGCGCGGATCGGCACCGTCTACGCGCACGCGCTCCTCGGGCGAGAGAATCCCGCCGTCGGGCTCCTCTCCATCGGCGAAGAGCCGGAGAAGGGGAATGCCGCGGTCAAGGACGCACATCAGCGGCTGGCCAGCGCCGGTCTCAATTTCCTGGGCAACGTCGAAGGGCGCGACATCCCGAAGGGCCGCTGCGATCGCGGCACCATCGACGTCGTCGTCTGCGACGGGTTCGTCGGCAATGTGCTGCTCAAGTTCTACGAGAGCATCGGCCCGATGATCATCGGCATGGTGTCGCAGGTCGCGAACCTCGACGCGCACGCCATCGCCAAGCAGCTGACGCAGATCGATCCCGATGAACATGGCGGCGCGCCGCTCCTCGGCGTGCGCGGGGTGTCGATCATCTCGCACGGCAAGAGCTCGCCGCGCGCCATTCAGAACGCCATCGCCGTGGCGCTGCGCGCCCACGAATCCGGCATGACCGAGGAAATCGGCCGCCGCCTGGCGGAATCGATGCCCTCGGCGACGGCGTCCGCGACCTCCAGCACGACTGCCGCATGA
- the rpmF gene encoding 50S ribosomal protein L32, protein MAVPKRRTSKRRKRARNTHKAAPAIVIQSCPQCGSAKRPHRVCAECGYYAGEQRVTAQEA, encoded by the coding sequence ATGGCCGTACCGAAGCGCCGTACCTCCAAGCGGCGGAAGCGCGCCCGCAATACGCACAAGGCTGCGCCCGCCATCGTCATCCAGTCGTGCCCCCAGTGTGGCTCGGCCAAGCGCCCGCACCGCGTTTGCGCGGAATGCGGGTACTATGCGGGTGAGCAGCGGGTAACGGCGCAGGAAGCGTAA
- a CDS encoding DUF177 domain-containing protein gives MLCFDIRSLEARAESVDGLLESGDPVWEAEDTRPAEAGVFVSGRLSSAGHGRFYFSGRFHGTATSECRRCLTAVTLQVSEDVQWIFAQSGVDEAEEDDVFPIPANERELDLRPVVREEWLLAVPAFALCKDDCKGLCPSCGADRNTGECSCPPPSDPRWESLRALRDEP, from the coding sequence ATGCTGTGCTTTGACATCCGGAGTCTGGAAGCCCGTGCCGAGAGCGTCGATGGTCTGCTCGAGTCCGGCGATCCGGTGTGGGAAGCCGAGGACACGCGTCCGGCGGAAGCCGGGGTGTTCGTGTCCGGCCGGCTCTCCAGCGCGGGGCATGGTCGCTTTTACTTCAGCGGCCGGTTCCATGGCACGGCGACGAGCGAGTGCAGGCGCTGCCTGACCGCCGTCACCTTGCAGGTCTCGGAAGATGTGCAGTGGATCTTCGCCCAGTCCGGAGTGGACGAAGCCGAAGAAGACGATGTCTTTCCGATTCCGGCGAACGAACGCGAGCTCGATCTGCGTCCGGTAGTGCGCGAAGAGTGGTTGCTGGCGGTGCCGGCGTTTGCGCTCTGCAAGGACGACTGCAAGGGCCTGTGTCCGTCCTGTGGTGCCGATCGCAATACGGGGGAGTGCAGCTGTCCCCCGCCGTCAGATCCCCGTTGGGAGTCGCTGCGCGCTCTGCGCGACGAGCCCTGA
- the ndk gene encoding nucleoside-diphosphate kinase translates to MAGRHTLTIVKPDAFGAGNAGNIIALLEKQGFKVKAARVMHLTTAQAGAFYEVHKARPFFGELVEFMTSGPCMPMILEKDDAVASLRTAIGATDPAEAAEGTVRKLYAESKGKNAIHASDSDENAAREARFFFAEADVIA, encoded by the coding sequence ATGGCCGGTCGTCATACGCTTACCATCGTGAAGCCGGATGCCTTTGGCGCCGGCAATGCGGGCAATATCATCGCGCTGCTCGAAAAGCAGGGCTTCAAGGTGAAGGCCGCGCGCGTCATGCACCTCACGACCGCCCAGGCGGGCGCGTTCTACGAGGTCCACAAGGCGCGCCCGTTCTTCGGCGAGCTCGTGGAGTTCATGACCAGCGGCCCGTGCATGCCGATGATCCTCGAGAAGGACGACGCCGTGGCGTCGCTCCGCACGGCGATCGGCGCCACCGACCCGGCCGAAGCCGCCGAGGGCACGGTGCGCAAGCTGTACGCCGAGTCGAAGGGGAAGAACGCGATCCACGCCTCGGACTCGGATGAGAACGCCGCCCGCGAGGCGCGCTTCTTCTTCGCCGAAGCCGACGTCATCGCCTGA
- the sucD gene encoding succinate--CoA ligase subunit alpha, producing the protein MSIFIDNSTKLIVQGITGRDGSFHAKQMIEYGTKVVAGVTPGKGGQVFEGTAPIFDTVHDAVQATGANTSVIYVPPMFAADAIMEAAAAGVKFIVCITEGVPVLDMTKVYPYVKESGARLLGPNCPGLITPGQSKVGIIPGRICAPGNVGVVSRSGTLTYEVVNALTKAGIGQSTCVGIGGDPINGTNFIDCLKAFEADPNTKAVAMMGEIGGTDEQEAAAFVKEHMTKPVVGFIAGQTAPPGRRMGHAGAIISGSAGTAAEKIDAFKAAGMGVAQRPVDFVELIKARLA; encoded by the coding sequence GTGAGCATCTTCATCGACAACAGCACCAAGCTGATCGTGCAGGGCATCACGGGCCGCGACGGCTCGTTCCATGCCAAGCAGATGATCGAGTACGGCACCAAGGTCGTGGCCGGTGTGACGCCCGGAAAGGGCGGGCAGGTGTTCGAGGGCACCGCGCCCATCTTCGACACCGTGCATGACGCGGTGCAGGCCACCGGCGCCAATACGTCGGTGATCTACGTGCCGCCCATGTTCGCGGCCGACGCGATCATGGAAGCCGCGGCGGCGGGCGTGAAGTTCATCGTCTGCATCACCGAAGGCGTGCCGGTCCTCGACATGACCAAGGTGTACCCGTACGTGAAGGAGTCGGGCGCGCGCCTCCTCGGCCCGAACTGCCCGGGGCTCATCACGCCGGGCCAGTCCAAGGTCGGCATCATTCCGGGCCGCATCTGCGCTCCCGGCAACGTGGGCGTCGTGAGCCGCTCGGGCACGCTCACCTACGAGGTCGTGAACGCGCTCACCAAGGCCGGGATCGGCCAGAGCACGTGCGTCGGCATCGGTGGCGACCCGATCAACGGCACGAACTTCATCGACTGCCTCAAGGCGTTCGAGGCGGATCCGAACACGAAGGCCGTGGCCATGATGGGGGAAATCGGTGGCACCGACGAGCAGGAAGCGGCTGCCTTCGTGAAGGAGCACATGACCAAGCCGGTCGTGGGCTTCATCGCGGGTCAGACGGCCCCGCCGGGCCGCCGCATGGGCCACGCGGGCGCCATCATCTCGGGTTCGGCCGGGACGGCCGCCGAGAAGATCGACGCCTTCAAGGCCGCCGGCATGGGCGTCGCCCAGCGCCCGGTGGACTTCGTGGAGCTGATCAAGGCGCGGCTCGCCTAA
- the sucC gene encoding ADP-forming succinate--CoA ligase subunit beta: MNLHEYQAKELLRAAGVPIPPGEVATTPEQAEAIAKKYGTAVMVKAQVHAGGRGKAGGVKFCPTPEAAKEKATAILGMTIKDLTVEKVLVTVAADIGSEAYVGIIVDRATKKPVFMVSAAGGIDIEEVAATTPEKILYHPVDTRYGLLPFEAMRMGFFLYKDVKLARQAAKIMQQLYTAFMSAGCSLAEINPFVMTPAGELIAVDGKMVIDDNELDRRPEIAALRDESSEAPSEVDARNANLTFIKLDGNVGCVVNGAGLAMATMDLVKYYGGDPANFLDIGGSSNPEKVVNALRIITSDPNVKCILFNIFGGITRTDDVANGIVTATKANPLKVPIVIRLTGTNEELALKILQENGFSASSDMDSAVQRAVELATKGGAA; the protein is encoded by the coding sequence GTGAACCTACACGAGTATCAGGCGAAAGAGCTGTTGCGGGCGGCCGGCGTGCCGATCCCGCCCGGCGAAGTCGCCACGACGCCCGAACAGGCGGAGGCCATTGCCAAGAAGTATGGCACCGCCGTCATGGTCAAAGCCCAGGTGCATGCCGGTGGTCGCGGCAAGGCCGGTGGCGTCAAGTTCTGTCCCACGCCGGAGGCCGCGAAGGAGAAGGCCACGGCCATCCTTGGCATGACGATCAAGGACCTCACCGTCGAGAAGGTGCTCGTGACGGTGGCGGCCGACATCGGCTCGGAAGCGTACGTCGGCATCATCGTCGACCGCGCGACCAAGAAGCCGGTCTTCATGGTGTCCGCCGCCGGCGGCATCGACATCGAGGAAGTCGCGGCGACCACGCCCGAGAAGATCCTCTATCACCCGGTCGACACGCGCTACGGCCTCCTGCCGTTCGAGGCGATGCGCATGGGCTTCTTCCTGTACAAGGACGTCAAGCTCGCGCGTCAGGCCGCGAAGATCATGCAGCAGCTCTACACCGCGTTCATGAGCGCGGGCTGCTCGCTGGCCGAAATCAACCCGTTCGTCATGACGCCCGCTGGTGAGCTCATCGCCGTCGACGGCAAGATGGTCATCGACGACAACGAGCTCGATCGCCGCCCCGAGATCGCCGCCCTGCGCGACGAATCGAGCGAAGCGCCCAGCGAAGTCGATGCCCGCAATGCGAACCTCACGTTCATCAAGCTCGATGGCAACGTGGGCTGCGTCGTGAACGGCGCCGGTCTCGCCATGGCCACGATGGACCTCGTGAAGTACTACGGCGGTGATCCGGCCAACTTCCTCGACATCGGCGGCTCGTCGAATCCGGAGAAGGTCGTGAATGCGCTCCGCATCATCACGTCCGATCCGAACGTGAAGTGCATCCTGTTCAACATCTTCGGCGGCATCACGCGCACCGATGACGTGGCCAACGGCATCGTCACGGCCACGAAGGCGAACCCGCTGAAGGTGCCCATCGTCATCCGTCTCACCGGCACCAACGAGGAGCTGGCGTTGAAGATCCTGCAGGAGAACGGCTTCTCCGCGTCCAGCGACATGGACTCGGCGGTGCAGCGCGCGGTGGAACTCGCGACGAAGGGAGGTGCCGCGTGA
- a CDS encoding UPF0182 family protein has translation MRIRGWLLIALATIAGLLLVGRTVTALMVDHAWFAAMGVPGLFWEQVIDSLVLQGGAWLAGSLFAWANLHAVRRTIQAVAIPSRVANIEFVAMVPAQRLSSATLIAALVIGAVLALPITNWSDLALARHGLPFGEIEGILDRDLGFYVYWLPLEETLYLWSLVAIVAMTALVLVLYALTRSLRLEGRRLTASNHVRRHLSALGAVVLLLLAWSYRLDAFDLLQQGSGPDGLFLHVDHRVTLRVDFVLSYACAIAAAIILRTGWVGQLRAAFVTLTLVLVGAIGLRQVAPAVLARGDLLGDPAKRDQDYVASRTLFSRRAYDVDAMRLASDSLGPEPSALTDSVRPRRIERAPVATLATLGDDASLWDRTALGQALGDASAASADRPAAEPATSNRLVDAAPVGWTIIDHRLTGLVVRRPVASSERWRLFVADATRPVLRDSTLDLAPADDDARGAWPLVGPGLEGARLLTERAASDVPAPSLASRRQRLAHAWALRDADLLAADSGETHAPVLVTHRDVRDRLTRLAPIFVQGADVLPVRHEERLYWAVQLYSVSDHYPLSQRWAINDHWYGYFKLAATALVDATTGRVQLVPSARPDAITRTWMTRLPVLFTPVSALPPGLADQLPPATESAAAQIRTFARFGSRLDGPTVRHLPDSLLARTAPAPYVVRDGAAGAGILAWSVPLLDETEELDGVAVVTGGAARTTWWHPTSAPSIRWRSALEALQASDDTVATPAATAKRDARRRRGPVQALMTTRGPLLMQVTQTTRADGTPAIARVALTDGQHTGAGGTLAAALVAIGERPSGGVPPAAASGSVSSDGEAARLYDVMRRAMQRGDWTAFGAAFDSLGSTLRRPPP, from the coding sequence ATGCGCATTCGCGGCTGGCTGCTGATCGCGCTCGCGACGATCGCCGGGCTCCTCCTCGTGGGGCGCACGGTGACGGCGTTGATGGTCGACCACGCGTGGTTCGCCGCGATGGGGGTCCCGGGGCTGTTCTGGGAGCAGGTCATCGACTCCCTCGTGCTGCAGGGCGGGGCGTGGCTGGCCGGCTCGCTGTTCGCGTGGGCCAATCTCCATGCGGTGCGGCGGACGATTCAGGCCGTCGCCATCCCCTCGCGGGTCGCGAACATCGAGTTCGTGGCCATGGTGCCGGCGCAGCGCCTGTCATCAGCCACGCTGATCGCCGCACTCGTGATCGGCGCCGTACTCGCGCTGCCCATCACCAACTGGAGCGACCTCGCGCTCGCGCGCCACGGGCTGCCCTTCGGCGAGATCGAGGGCATTCTGGATCGCGACCTCGGGTTCTACGTCTACTGGTTGCCGCTCGAGGAGACGCTGTATCTCTGGTCGTTGGTGGCGATCGTGGCCATGACCGCGCTCGTGCTGGTGCTGTACGCGCTGACGCGCTCACTGCGGCTCGAAGGGCGTCGCCTGACCGCGTCGAACCACGTGCGTCGGCACCTCAGCGCGCTCGGAGCCGTGGTGTTGTTGCTCCTGGCGTGGAGCTATCGACTCGACGCATTCGACCTGCTGCAGCAGGGCAGTGGTCCCGATGGGCTCTTTCTGCACGTGGATCATCGCGTGACGCTCCGCGTGGATTTTGTCCTGTCCTACGCCTGCGCTATCGCGGCCGCGATCATTCTGCGCACCGGGTGGGTGGGGCAGCTCCGCGCGGCGTTCGTCACGCTCACGCTGGTGCTCGTCGGGGCCATCGGCCTGCGTCAGGTCGCGCCGGCGGTGCTGGCGCGCGGCGATCTGCTGGGCGATCCGGCCAAGCGGGACCAGGATTACGTGGCATCGCGCACGCTCTTCAGCCGGCGCGCGTACGACGTGGATGCCATGCGATTGGCGTCGGATTCGCTCGGCCCCGAACCGAGTGCGCTGACCGACAGCGTCCGGCCGCGCCGCATCGAGCGCGCGCCGGTGGCCACGCTGGCCACGCTCGGGGATGACGCGTCGTTGTGGGATCGCACGGCCCTCGGACAGGCGCTCGGCGATGCGTCGGCGGCCAGCGCCGACCGTCCTGCCGCCGAGCCGGCGACCAGCAATCGCCTGGTCGATGCCGCGCCCGTCGGCTGGACGATCATCGATCATCGTCTGACCGGGCTCGTCGTCCGACGCCCGGTGGCGAGCAGCGAACGGTGGCGGCTGTTCGTGGCCGACGCCACGCGGCCGGTGCTGCGCGACAGTACGCTCGATCTCGCCCCGGCCGATGACGACGCGCGTGGTGCCTGGCCGCTGGTCGGTCCCGGACTCGAGGGCGCACGCCTGCTCACCGAACGAGCCGCGAGCGACGTCCCGGCGCCGTCGCTCGCGTCGCGGCGCCAGCGCCTGGCGCACGCGTGGGCGCTGCGCGATGCCGACCTGCTTGCCGCCGACTCCGGCGAGACCCACGCCCCGGTGCTCGTGACGCATCGCGACGTCCGCGATCGCCTCACGCGGCTCGCCCCCATTTTCGTACAGGGCGCCGATGTGCTCCCCGTGCGGCACGAGGAGCGGCTCTACTGGGCCGTACAGCTCTACAGCGTCTCCGATCATTATCCGTTGAGCCAACGCTGGGCCATCAACGACCACTGGTACGGCTACTTCAAGCTGGCGGCGACGGCGCTGGTCGATGCGACCACCGGCCGCGTGCAGCTCGTGCCGAGCGCGCGCCCCGACGCGATCACGCGCACGTGGATGACCCGGCTGCCGGTGCTCTTTACGCCCGTGAGCGCGCTACCGCCCGGGCTGGCCGATCAGCTGCCCCCGGCCACCGAGAGCGCTGCCGCCCAGATTCGCACGTTCGCCCGGTTCGGGTCGCGGCTGGACGGGCCGACCGTGCGCCATCTCCCCGACAGTCTCCTGGCGCGTACCGCACCCGCCCCATATGTGGTGCGCGACGGCGCGGCGGGCGCGGGAATCCTCGCGTGGAGCGTCCCCCTCCTCGACGAAACCGAGGAACTTGACGGCGTCGCCGTCGTCACCGGCGGTGCCGCGCGCACGACCTGGTGGCACCCCACGTCGGCGCCGTCGATCCGGTGGCGGAGCGCGCTCGAGGCGCTGCAGGCCAGCGACGATACCGTCGCGACGCCAGCGGCCACGGCGAAGCGGGACGCGCGCCGTCGACGGGGCCCGGTGCAGGCGCTGATGACCACACGTGGCCCGCTGCTCATGCAGGTCACGCAGACGACCCGGGCCGATGGCACACCGGCGATTGCGCGGGTGGCGCTGACGGACGGGCAGCATACCGGGGCCGGAGGGACGCTCGCCGCGGCTCTCGTGGCCATCGGCGAGCGGCCGTCGGGCGGGGTACCTCCCGCGGCGGCGAGTGGGTCGGTCTCCTCCGATGGGGAGGCCGCCCGCCTGTACGACGTCATGCGGCGCGCGATGCAACGCGGAGACTGGACGGCCTTTGGTGCGGCCTTCGACAGTCTGGGCTCCACGTTACGTCGCCCTCCGCCGTAG
- a CDS encoding phosphomannomutase/phosphoglucomutase: MSISQTIFRQYDVRGIVGQDLTDEVAYGLGRAYAALLAQRGISGAVAVGRDNRPSGTALRDALVRGLTESGVDVVDVGVVPTPLLYWSLHHEPVVGGIQITGSHNPPEYNGFKMCLGTGSLHGADIQTLYQYIVAGVFPSGQGHVRHVEVIDRYVADIAQKIGPLRHADGTPLKVVYDCGNGAGALVAPQLMQALGVEGIGLFTESDGTFPNHHPDPTVPENLEDCIAAVKQHGAEIGVAFDGDADRIGVVDASGRIIWGDHILLLYARDVLARTGTGQPIIFDVKCSQALMDGIAAAGGQAVMWKTGHSLIKDKMKETHAPIAGEMSGHMFFTEGFYGHDDALYAAARLLRIIADAGQRIDELLADVPPFVSTPEIRIDTDEATKFAIMSKAVPHFKGLYDVIDVDGVRVLFGDGWGLFRASNTQPVIVARYEARTPERLAEIRGIMEAWLREQGVTP; this comes from the coding sequence ATGTCGATCAGCCAGACCATTTTCCGGCAGTATGACGTTCGCGGTATCGTGGGCCAGGACCTCACCGATGAGGTGGCCTACGGCCTTGGCCGCGCCTATGCGGCCCTCCTCGCCCAGCGCGGGATCAGCGGCGCCGTGGCGGTGGGTCGAGACAATCGCCCCAGCGGCACCGCGCTGCGCGACGCGCTCGTCCGCGGTCTGACCGAAAGCGGCGTGGATGTGGTGGATGTGGGGGTCGTCCCCACGCCGCTCCTCTACTGGTCGTTGCATCACGAGCCGGTGGTCGGCGGCATTCAGATCACGGGCTCCCACAACCCGCCTGAGTACAACGGGTTCAAGATGTGTCTCGGTACCGGGTCGCTGCACGGCGCCGATATCCAGACGCTGTATCAGTACATCGTCGCCGGCGTCTTCCCGAGCGGGCAGGGGCACGTGCGGCATGTCGAGGTGATCGATCGGTACGTCGCCGACATCGCCCAGAAGATCGGCCCGCTCCGCCACGCCGACGGCACGCCGCTCAAGGTGGTCTATGACTGCGGCAACGGCGCCGGTGCGCTCGTCGCCCCGCAGCTGATGCAAGCGCTCGGCGTGGAGGGCATCGGCCTCTTCACCGAAAGCGACGGCACGTTTCCCAATCATCACCCCGATCCGACGGTCCCCGAGAACCTCGAGGACTGCATCGCCGCGGTGAAGCAGCACGGCGCCGAAATCGGCGTGGCCTTCGACGGCGACGCCGACCGCATCGGCGTCGTGGATGCGTCGGGACGGATCATCTGGGGCGATCATATCCTGCTGCTCTACGCGCGGGATGTGCTCGCGCGCACCGGCACGGGACAGCCGATCATCTTCGACGTGAAGTGCTCGCAGGCACTCATGGACGGCATCGCCGCGGCGGGCGGTCAGGCGGTGATGTGGAAGACCGGACACTCCCTCATCAAGGACAAGATGAAGGAGACGCATGCGCCCATCGCCGGTGAAATGTCGGGGCACATGTTCTTCACCGAAGGCTTCTATGGGCACGATGACGCGCTGTACGCCGCAGCGCGCCTGCTGCGGATCATCGCCGATGCCGGTCAGCGGATTGATGAACTGCTCGCCGACGTGCCGCCGTTCGTGAGCACGCCGGAGATTCGCATCGATACCGACGAAGCCACGAAGTTCGCGATCATGAGCAAGGCCGTCCCGCACTTCAAGGGGCTCTACGACGTGATCGATGTCGACGGCGTTCGCGTGCTCTTCGGCGACGGCTGGGGCCTGTTCCGCGCCTCGAACACGCAGCCGGTGATCGTCGCGCGCTACGAGGCACGCACGCCGGAGCGGCTCGCCGAGATTCGCGGCATCATGGAAGCGTGGTTGCGCGAGCAGGGCGTCACCCCCTGA
- a CDS encoding NADH-quinone oxidoreductase subunit N, translating into MSDLVSAGALLRALAPEMLLSAGAMLMLLLAVWRPAVARVDLAEGGERTGTMVQIGLALCLFAAVVVGISWGDNAPGTADLRLAGDGFRWAMDLVILAGTAATLGLMEADHRRSGAYAPEAPVLVLLAAVGMMVLAAARDLMFIFLGIELMSLAIYVLAGLNRRSARGAEAAIKYFLLGAVSTGFLLYGMALLYGATGSTRLVDIAEWITAHPDLSPLLVLGTALLLVGLAFKVAAAPFHLWTPDVYEGAPLPIAAFMSATVKTAAFAAFARVMIEALAAASPRWHLGVWWLAAITMIVGNVLALSQRQVVRMLAYSSIAHAGYLLVAVLVGAEAGTAAIVFYAVSYTLATMGAFAVLVTVSNGRDLSLTIDDIAGLWMVRPWLASAMAVFLLALLGMPLVGGMGFFAKWYILQAALQASSPQTILSVILVVTSAISAGYYLVLISAMFMRPRPEGQPLPTTAPILRAIISVAAVTLLVLGLYPTPLVQVARQASTSSPRAPSTDGPNGGRIRLQTAATPGAP; encoded by the coding sequence ATGAGCGACCTCGTGTCCGCCGGCGCGCTCCTGCGCGCCCTCGCGCCCGAGATGCTGCTGAGCGCCGGAGCCATGCTCATGCTGCTCCTGGCCGTGTGGCGGCCCGCGGTCGCGCGGGTCGATCTCGCCGAGGGCGGGGAACGCACCGGCACCATGGTGCAGATCGGCCTCGCGCTGTGCCTCTTTGCCGCGGTCGTGGTCGGGATTTCGTGGGGCGACAACGCCCCCGGCACCGCGGACCTGCGGCTCGCCGGTGACGGCTTCCGCTGGGCCATGGACCTCGTGATCCTCGCCGGCACCGCCGCCACGCTCGGGCTCATGGAGGCCGACCATCGGCGCAGTGGCGCGTATGCGCCCGAGGCGCCGGTGCTGGTCCTGCTCGCCGCCGTGGGGATGATGGTGCTGGCCGCCGCGCGCGATCTGATGTTCATCTTCCTCGGCATCGAGTTGATGTCGCTGGCGATCTACGTGCTCGCGGGGCTCAATCGCCGCAGCGCGCGCGGCGCGGAAGCGGCCATCAAGTACTTCCTGCTCGGCGCCGTGTCGACCGGCTTCCTGCTGTATGGCATGGCCCTGTTGTACGGTGCCACCGGCAGCACGCGGCTGGTGGATATCGCCGAGTGGATCACGGCCCATCCGGACCTCTCGCCGCTCCTGGTGCTTGGCACGGCGCTCTTGCTCGTCGGGCTCGCGTTCAAGGTGGCGGCGGCCCCGTTCCATCTCTGGACCCCCGACGTCTACGAAGGCGCGCCGCTTCCCATCGCGGCATTCATGTCGGCGACGGTCAAGACCGCCGCGTTCGCGGCGTTCGCGCGCGTGATGATCGAAGCGCTGGCCGCCGCGTCGCCACGCTGGCACCTCGGCGTCTGGTGGCTCGCCGCGATCACCATGATCGTCGGCAACGTGCTCGCCCTCTCGCAGCGGCAGGTGGTGCGCATGCTCGCCTATTCGAGCATCGCCCATGCCGGCTATCTGCTGGTTGCGGTGCTCGTCGGCGCCGAAGCCGGCACGGCCGCCATCGTCTTCTATGCGGTGTCGTATACGCTGGCCACGATGGGCGCCTTTGCGGTGCTCGTCACGGTGAGCAATGGTCGCGACCTGTCGCTCACGATCGATGACATCGCGGGCCTGTGGATGGTGCGGCCATGGCTCGCGAGCGCGATGGCGGTGTTCCTGCTCGCGCTGCTCGGCATGCCGCTCGTGGGTGGCATGGGCTTCTTCGCGAAGTGGTACATCCTGCAGGCGGCGCTGCAGGCGTCGTCGCCGCAGACGATCCTCTCGGTCATTCTGGTGGTGACCAGTGCGATCTCGGCGGGCTACTACCTGGTCCTGATCTCGGCGATGTTCATGCGGCCGCGTCCCGAGGGGCAGCCGCTGCCCACCACGGCCCCGATTCTCCGCGCGATCATCAGCGTGGCTGCCGTGACCCTGCTGGTGCTGGGGCTCTATCCCACGCCGCTGGTGCAGGTGGCCCGTCAGGCCTCCACCTCCTCCCCGCGCGCCCCCTCGACCGACGGGCCCAACGGTGGCAGGATTCGCTTGCAGACGGCGGCGACCCCCGGCGCCCCGTAG